The following proteins are co-located in the Solanum pennellii chromosome 1, SPENNV200 genome:
- the LOC107008536 gene encoding uncharacterized protein LOC107008536 isoform X2: MDSLLINSPYTALASSKTLNSNITSFNLSSFCFFRFKRPNKLKTSSVTVSYLNPQNPNSEWQNHSSYLKPFSLLLPIFKKVKNFAEKNRWGSVFKGCSGTENVPEELRGDLLQNGSFGMALLSITATAKVKISPIVATLAANPTFVSGFIAWFMAQSMKVFLNFCVERKWDFRIMFASGGMPSSHSALCTALTTSVAICHGVADSLFPVCLGFTLIVMYDAIGVRRHAGMQAEVLNLIVEDLFQGHPISQRKLKELLGHTPLQVFAGALLGIMVAWMCSQGYLIAI; this comes from the exons ATGGATTCTCTCTTAATAAATTCCCCATATACAGCTCTGGCTTCTTCTAAAACTCTTAACTCTAACATCACTTCTTTcaatctttcttctttttgttttttcagaTTCAAAAGACCTAACAAATTGAAAACGTCTTCAGTTACTGTTTCATACTTGAATCCTCAAAACCCCAATTCAGAATGGCAAAATCACAGCTCATACTTAAAACCCTTTTCGCTTCTACTTCCAATTTTCAAGAAAGTTAAAAACTTTGCAGAAAAGAATAGATGGGGCTCTGTTTTTAAAGGTTGTAGTGGCACTGAGAATGTTCCTGAGGAGCTTAGAGGGGATTTGTTGCAAAATGGAAGTTTTGGGATGGCTCTTTTGAGTATAACTGCAACAGCTAAAGTGAAGATAAGTCCAATTGTAGCTACATTAGCTGCTAACCCAACGTTTGTTTCGGGGTTTATAGCTTGGTTTATGGCACAGTCAATGAAGGTCTTTTTGAATTTCTGTGTGGAGAGGAAGTGGGATTTTAGGATTATGTTTGCTTCTGGAGGAATGCCTTCTTCCCATTCAGCCTTGTGCACGGCATTGACTACCTCAGTTGCTATTTGTCATGGAGTTGCTGATTCATTGTTTCCCGTTTGTTTGGGATTTACTTTAATTGTGATGTATGATGCTATTGGAGTTAGACGGCATGCCGGGATGCAAGCAGAG GTTCTCAATCTGATCGTTGAGGACTTATTCCAAGGGC ATCCCATCAGTCAAAGAAAGCTAAAAGAACTTCTTGGCCACACCCCATTACAGGTTTTTgctggggctttgcttggtatTATGGTTGCTTGGATGTGTAGCCAGGGTTATTTAATTGCAATCTGA
- the LOC107008536 gene encoding uncharacterized protein LOC107008536 isoform X1: MDSLLINSPYTALASSKTLNSNITSFNLSSFCFFRFKRPNKLKTSSVTVSYLNPQNPNSEWQNHSSYLKPFSLLLPIFKKVKNFAEKNRWGSVFKGCSGTENVPEELRGDLLQNGSFGMALLSITATAKVKISPIVATLAANPTFVSGFIAWFMAQSMKVFLNFCVERKWDFRIMFASGGMPSSHSALCTALTTSVAICHGVADSLFPVCLGFTLIVMYDAIGVRRHAGMQAEVLNLIVEDLFQGHPISQRKLKELLGHTPLQVFAGALLGIMVAWMCSQGYLIAI, from the exons ATGGATTCTCTCTTAATAAATTCCCCATATACAGCTCTGGCTTCTTCTAAAACTCTTAACTCTAACATCACTTCTTTcaatctttcttctttttgttttttcagaTTCAAAAGACCTAACAAATTGAAAACGTCTTCAGTTACTGTTTCATACTTGAATCCTCAAAACCCCAATTCAGAATGGCAAAATCACAGCTCATACTTAAAACCCTTTTCGCTTCTACTTCCAATTTTCAAGAAAGTTAAAAACTTTGCAGAAAAGAATAGATGGGGCTCTGTTTTTAAAGGTTGTAGTGGCACTGAGAATGTTCCTGAGGAGCTTAGAGGGGATTTGTTGCAAAATGGAAGTTTTGGGATGGCTCTTTTGAGTATAACTGCAACAGCTAAAGTGAAGATAAGTCCAATTGTAGCTACATTAGCTGCTAACCCAACGTTTGTTTCGGGGTTTATAGCTTGGTTTATGGCACAGTCAATGAAGGTCTTTTTGAATTTCTGTGTGGAGAGGAAGTGGGATTTTAGGATTATGTTTGCTTCTGGAGGAATGCCTTCTTCCCATTCAGCCTTGTGCACGGCATTGACTACCTCAGTTGCTATTTGTCATGGAGTTGCTGATTCATTGTTTCCCGTTTGTTTGGGATTTACTTTAATTGTGATGTATGATGCTATTGGAGTTAGACGGCATGCCGGGATGCAAGCAGAG GTTCTCAATCTGATCGTTGAGGACTTATTCCAAGGGCATCCCATCAGTCAAAGAAAGCTAAAAGAACTTCTTGGCCACACCCCATTACAGGTTTTTGCTGGAGCTTTGCTTGGTATTATGGTTGCTTGGATGTGTAGCCAGGGTTATTTAATTGCAATCTGA
- the LOC107006642 gene encoding phosphatidylinositol 4-kinase gamma 4-like, translating into MSSAGVIAISPICKESMVIPPHFLHSQESILIYVAMSGSMVPMRVLEYDSIDSVKLQIQTCKGFVVKNQKLVCGGRELARSNSLIKDYGVGDGNILHLVLKLSDLQVINVKTASGEEFTFNVERSRDVGYVKRQIAKKKGALVDSDEQEVLCNGERLEDQRLIHDICKNNDAVIHLFVRKSAKIRARPVERNFELSIVAPQLNDKVTENRSGSEVDNKLLVPREPPDRASILEPIIVNPKIEVPLVISDLIGSTLEGLDRGHYPIRSSEGTGGAYFMLDATGSKKISVFKPIDEEPMAVNNPRGLPLSVDGEGLKKGTRVGEGALRECAAYLLDHPKNGRRSFSGEALGFAGVPPTAIVKCLHSGFNHPDGITPKIGSLQQFMDNNGSCEDMGPSAFPVGEVHKIAVLDMRMANADRHAGNILMGKGEDGQVVLIPIDHGYCLPESFEDVTFDWLYWPQARRPFSSETIEYIKSLDAEEDIALLKFYGWDMPLESARTLRISTMLLKKGVERGLTPFTIGNIMCRETLNKESVIEEIVQEALDSVLPDSSEDAFLETVSRVMDRCLDEIAY; encoded by the exons ATGTCTTCAGCTGGAGTGATTGCAATTAGTCCTATTTGCAAGGAGTCTATGGTGATTCCTCCACATTTTTTACATAGCCAAGAATCTATTTTGATTTACGTGGCTATGTCAGGGTCAATGGTACCAATGAGGGTTTTGGAATACGATTCAATTGACTCGGTGAAGCTTCAGATTCAAACCTGTAAAGGGTTTGTtgtgaaaaatcaaaaattggtATGTGGGGGACGAGAATTGGCTCGAAGCAATTCCCTTATTAAGGATTATGGAGTTGGTGATGGAAATATTCTTCATTTGGTCCTTAAGTTATCAGATCTTCAGGTTATCAATGTGAAAACTGCTTCTGGTGAAGAGTTCACCTTTAATGTGGAAAGGAGCAGGGATGTTGGATACGTAAAGCGTCAAATTGCTAAAAAGAAGGGTGCTTTAGTAGATAGTGATGAACAAGAAGTGCTTTGCAATGGTGAGAGACTTGAGGATCAGAGGCTTATACATGATATCTGCAAGAACAATGATGCTGTGATTCATTTGTTTGTGAGAAAATCTGCAAAAATTAGAGCTAGACCAGTGGAGAGGAATTTTGAGTTGTCTATTGTGGCACCACAACTGAATGACAAGGTAACAGAGAACAGGAGTGGGAGTGAAGTAGATAATAAGCTTTTGGTCCCTAGGGAGCCACCTGATAGGGCTAGTATTTTGGAACCTATTATTGTTAACCCGAAGATTGAAGTGCCTTTGGTGATTAGTGATTTGATTGGTTCTACACTTGAAGGGTTAGATAGAGGGCATTATCCTATTAGATCATCCGAAGGCACAGGAGGAGCATACTTTATGCTTGATGCTACAGGGAGTAAGAAGATTTCGGTGTTTAAACCAATTGACGAGGAGCCTATGGCTGTGAATAACCCGCGAGGGCTGCCTTTGTCAGTTGATGGCGAAGGCTTGAAGAAAGGAACAAGAGTTGGAGAAGGTGCTCTAAGGGAGTGTGCTGCCTACCTTttggatcatccaaaaaatggtaGGCGTTCATTTTCTGGTGAGGCACTGGGCTTTGCTGGTGTTCCACCAACTGCCATTGTGAAGTGTTTACATAGTGGATTCAATCACCCAGACGGTATCACTCCTAAGATTGGGTCCTTGCAACAGTTCATGGACAACAACGGAAGTTGTGAGGATATGGGACCTAGTGCTTTTCCTGTGGGGGAAGTGCATAAGATTGCAGTGCTTGATATGAGGATGGCGAATGCAGATAGGCATGCCGGGAATATATTAATGGGCAAAGGTGAAGATGGACAGGTTGTCCTCATTCCAATTGATCATGGTTACTGCTTGCCTGAGAGT TTTGAAGATGTCACTTTTGATTGGCTGTATTGGCCACAAGCTCGTCGGCCATTTAGCTCTGAAACCATTGAGTACATAAAATCTCTTGATGCCGAAGAAGACATTGCCTTGTTGAAGTTTTATGGGTGGGACATGCCTTTGGAAAGTGCCCGCACACTCCGCATCTCTACTATGCTTTTGAAAAAAGGTGTAGAGAGGGGCCTCACACCATTTACCATAGGGAACATCATGTGCCGGGAAACCTTGAACAAAGAATCTGTGATTGAGGAGATTGTTCAAGAAGCCCTGGACTCCGTACTCCCTGACTCAAGTGAAGATGCATTCCTTGAGACTGTCTCACGTGTTATGGATCGTTGCCTTGATGAGATTGCCTATTGA
- the LOC107005477 gene encoding uncharacterized protein LOC107005477 has product MNDPYRSKPSSGRTNFASCICATVFLIFLIAGIVVAYFFLFKPKTPKIAVEAVRFPTFSVTNGTVNFTFFQYVSVTNPNRDEFTHYDSSLQLSYSGEPVGLVFIPAGKIDGGRTQHMSAKFDVQSYPLPAKLKADVSGGMIPTTAVNGFEAGGPTMEVETRMKLVGRVRVLKVFTHRVDSGVKCGVMIQVSSGSVLGVRC; this is encoded by the coding sequence ATGAATGATCCTTACAGATCTAAACCCAGTAGCGGGCGAACAAATTTTGCTTCATGTATTTGTGCCACTGTCTTCTTGATCTTTCTTATTGCAGGCATTGTTGTCGCTTACTTCTTCCTCTTCAAACCCAAAACTCCCAAAATCGCCGTTGAGGCAGTTCGATTCCCTACTTTCTCTGTTACCAACGGTACTGTTAACTTCACCTTCTTCCAGTACGTCTCCGTCACAAACCCAAATCGGGATGAGTTTACTCACTATGACAGTTCGCTTCAGCTCAGTTACTCAGGGGAGCCGGTGGGTCTTGTTTTTATTCCCGCCGGGAAGATCGACGGTGGTAGGACCCAGCATATGTCGGCGAAATTTGATGTTCAGTCTTACCCACTTCCAGCCAAGCTGAAAGCTGATGTCTCCGGCGGGATGATTCCGACGACGGCGGTGAACGGCTTTGAAGCGGGGGGACCCACAATGGAGGTGGAAACGAGGATGAAGTTGGTGGGGAGAGTTAGGGTATTGAAAGTGTTTACACATAGGGTGGACAGTGGAGTGAAATGTGGAGTGATGATTCAAGTCAGTAGTGGCTCTGTTTTAGGCGTCCGTTGCTGA
- the LOC107005467 gene encoding uncharacterized protein LOC107005467 — protein MSLLTISSSCSILYPLQISSPKFSISKWRKRTPLARNFKICSPISPFSNPSRFQISAQFGRRTKRQNYLRKKRTQKQQVIENPITHNPTSEIFQFESQHGDEKSKNLVSDTGVVSNTEESVKELKTKALGESVLWNKLESWVEQYKKDTEFWGIGTGPIFTVFQDSEGKVKRVVVSEDEILKRSRIDPTLYRNATIEEHEDVKAKISLAEVLAREMEGGKNLLPKNSSVAKFLVSGEMSNTVVSGEMPNTVNRLSTLTLNPNLSKKLPRIGLVVFCGFFLIWTLKKMFISGNNGEEEYSSLEKEMLRRKMKARKEKEKTVKGEVEVIRGTIEPDNMSLERPWLNKQEIMSSIKKAREVDGKLALAEQFQNQQFENAEFYEEIEEIRKMARHAREQEKGNSLQADNGGESGDYPASTELFNEMVVAEQNLFEDINEQHDLSGFVGPTTSSDNNGVHTSSSSLVNYEVQTSNSNLEPPGDIASPMADSCESKHDVISTYGTEKPIITSGKSSKPSEISVTSKSKIILSVKEAREYLSKKNEKLKTKQERTSECEPEVENISIPLLEEESIGDVNQLSDKAGKEFDRLPLCGTSDFAYKDSSFKQEEFLPTSNSAVAALNKGKCYQSLSSDDDENSRYEELKSLDLSSPEQEATVGDLSSQLGEIKIFQRSIPLETSDLTSSSNHCQENNKAFPANDISEHADKVAPPTVIPETHSHQEDNSRTKELEPSPNNGSWLENNFHEFEPVIKKIQMGFRDNYRVAKEKSDEELNLKTQMFHLETNENVTELEWMKDERLNEIVFKVRENELAGREPFYQMDDEDKLAFFSGLEKKVDQENKQLQNLHEWLHSNIENLDYGADGISLYDPPEKIIPRWKGPPLEGSSEFLNYFLEQRKVVAESIKSSNLIKKERQDLPLGLQESPSSSKIDSTSAISIQDARTKNPRTIIESSDGSIKAGKKSGKEYWQHTKKWSRGFLESYNAETDPEIKSVMKDVGKDLDKWITEREIKEAADLMDNLPEKGKKLIKEKLDKVKREMELFGPQAVVSKYREYADEKEEDYLWWLDLPRVLCIELYTEEEGEMKAGFYSLEMAADLELDPKQYHVISFENAGDCKNLCYIIQAHMEMLGNGNAFVVARPPKDAYRDAKTNGFNVTVIKKGQLQLNVDQSLEEVEEAITDIGSKIYHEKIMRERSLDVTTVMKGVFGTGKPTKKRRRSRKKLKKPTSK, from the exons ATGAGCTTGCTGACAATATCAAGCAGTTGTTCAATTCTCTACCCTCTTCAAATTTCTTCACCCAAATTCAGCATCtcaaaatggagaaaaagaaCCCCTTTAGCACGCAATTTCAAGATTTGCAGTCCCATCTCACCATTCTCCAACCCTTCAAGATTCCAAATTTCAGCTCAATTCGGCCGAAGAACCAAACGTCAGAACTATTTGAGGAAAAAGCGAACTCAGAAGCAACAGGTAATTGAAAACCCCATTACTCacaacccaacttctgaaaTTTTTCAATTTGAGTCTCAACATGGTGATGAAAAAAGTAAGAATCTTGTTTCTGATACTGGGGTGGTTAGTAATACTGAAGAATCAGTGAAAGAATTGAAAACGAAGGCTTTGGGGGAGTCTGTTTTGTGGAATAAATTGGAGAGCTGGGTTGAGCAGTATAAGAAAGATACAGAGTTTTGGGGTATTGGTACTGGTCCGATATTTACTGTTTTTCAAGATTCCGAGGGTAAGGTCAAAAGGGTAGTTGTAAGTGAggatgaaattttgaaaagaagCAGAATTGATCCAACATTGTATCGAAATGCTACGATTGAGGAACATGAGGATGTAAAAGCAAAAATTTCACTTGCGGAGGTTTTAGCTAGGGAAATGGAAGGTGGCAAAAATTTGCTTCCTAAGAATAGTTCAGTGGCTAAATTTTTAGTTTCTGGAGAGATGTCCAATACTGTAGTATCTGGGGAGATGCCCAATACTGTCAATAGGCTCAGTACGCTTACTCTAAATCCAAATCTATCTAAAAAGTTGCCTAGAATTGGATTGGTGGTGTTTTGTGGTTTCTTTTTAATTTGGACGCTGAAGAAAATGTTCATCTCTGGAAATAATGGAGAAGAAGAGTACTCAAGTTTGGAGAAGGAAATGCTGAGGAGGAAAATGAAAGCTagaaaggagaaggagaagaccGTGAAAGGTGAGGTGGAAGTTATCCGGGGTACCATAGAGCCAGATAACATGTCTCTCGAAAGGCCTTGGCTCAATAAGCAAGAAATTATGAGCAGCATAAAGAAAGCAAGGGAAGTTGATGGTAAATTAGCACTAGCAGAGCAGTTTCAGAATCAGCAGTTTGAGAATGCTGAATTCTATGAAGAGATTGAGGAAATCCGAAAGATGGCGAGGCATGCACGAGAACAGGAAAAAGGAAATTCTCTTCAAGCTGATAATGGAGGAGAATCAGGAGATTATCCAGCCTCAACCGAACTCTTCAATGAAATGGTAGTTGCTGAACAGAATTTGTTTGAGGATATTAATGAGCAACATGATCTCAGTGGATTTGTTGGGCCAACAACTTCCTCTGACAATAATGGAGTCCATACCAGTTCATCTTCACTGGTGAATTATGAAGTTCAGACCTCCAACAGCAATTTAGAACCACCAGGTGATATCGCAAGTCCTATGGCAGATTCATGTGAGTCAAAGCATGACGTAATCTCCACTTATGGAACTGAAAAACCTATTATAACGTCTGGAAAATCAAGCAAGCCAAGTGAAATCTCtgtaacatcaaaatcaaaaatcatTCTGTCAGTTAAGGAAGCTAGGGAATACCTCTCGAAGAAAAATGAGAAACTGAAAACAAAGCAAGAAAGGACCTCTGAATGTGAACCAGAGGTGGAAAATATATCAATACCACTACTGGAAGAAGAGAGCATTGGTGATGTGAACCAGCTGTCTGATAAAGCAGGAAAAGAATTTGATCGGTTGCCTTTATGTGGAACATCTGATTTTGCTTATAAAGATTCTAGCTTCAAACAAGAAGAATTTCTTCCAACAAGCAACAGTGCTGTAGCTGCACTGAACAAAGGGAAGTGCTATCAAAGTCTGAGTTCAGATGATGATGAAAACAGCAGATATGAAGAGCTTAAATCACTTGATTTGTCATCACCTGAACAAGAAGCAACAGTTGGTGATTTAAGCTCACAACTTGGTGAGATCAAAATCTTTCAGCGGTCGATTCCACTTGAAACCTCAGATTTGACATCGTCTTCAAATCATTGTCAAGAGAACAATAAAGCATTTCCAGCCAATGACATTTCTGAACATGCTGATAAAGTAGCACCACCTACTGTAATACCTGAAACCCACTCTCATCAAGAAGATAACAGCAGAACTAAAGAGCTGGAACCATCACCAAATAATGGAAGCTGGTTGGAAAATAACTTCCATGAATTTGAACCAGTCATTAAGAAGATTCAAATGGGATTTAGGGATAATTACCGTGTGGCAAAGGAGAAATCTGACGAGGAGCTGAATCTGAAAACTCAGATGTTTCATCTTGAGACTAATGAGAATGTCACCGAGCTTGAGTGGATGAAAGATGAAAGACTTAATGAAATTGTTTTTAAAGTTAGAGAAAATGAGCTTGCTGGTAGAGAGCCATTTTATCAGATGGATGATGAAGATAAACTTGCCTTCTTCAGTGGCCTTGAGAAGAAAGTTGATCAAGAGAATAAACAACTACAGAATTTGCACGAGTGGCTCCACTCAAACATTGAAAACCTTGATTATGGAGCag ATGGCATCAGTTTATATGATCCACCCGAGAAAATTATACCTCGCTGGAAAGGTCCACCACTGGAAGGAAGTTCAGAGTTTCTCAATTACTTTCTAGAACAGCGCAAGGTAGTTGCAGAAAGcataaaaagttcaaatctcATAAAGAAAGAGAGACAAGACTTGCCATTAGGATTGCAAGAATCCCCATCGAGCAGTAAAATTGATTCAACTTCAGCTATATCTATTCAAGATGCAAGGACAAAAAATCCCAGGACCATCATTGAAAGTAGTGATGGTTCCATCAAGGCTGGCAAGAAATCTGGTAAAGAGTACTGGCAGCATACAAAGAAATGGTCCCGAGGGTTCTTGGAATCCTACAATGCAGAGACAGATCCGGAAATAAAATCTGTAATGAAGGATGTAGGAAAGGACTTGGACAAGTGGATTACAGAAAGAGAAATAAAGGAAGCTGCTGATCTGATGGACAACTTACCTGAGAAGGGAAAGAAATTAATCAAAGAGAAACTTGATAAGGTGAAAAGAGAAATGGAACTGTTTGGACCCCAGGCAGTAGTGAGCAAATATCGTGAATATGCTGATGAAAAGGAAGAGGACTACCTATGGTGGCTTGATCTACCCCGTGTATTG TGTATTGAATTGTACACTGAGGAAGAAGGAGAGATGAAGGCAGGATTCTATTCACTAGAGATGGCTGCTGATCTGGAGTTGGATCCCAAGCAGTATCACGTAATTTCTTTTGAGAATGCTGGTGACTGTAAAAACCTTTGCTATATAATACAGGCTCATATGGAAATGCTCGGCAATGGGAATGCCTTTGTTGTGGCACGACCTCCTaag GATGCTTATCGGGATGCCAAAACAAATGGTTTTAATGTGACAGTAATCAAGAAAGGGCAGTTGCAGCTCAATGTGGACCAGTCATTGGAAGAGGTGGAGGAAGCTATCACGGATATTGGGAGTAAGATATACCATGAAAAAATCATGCGTGAACGATCTTTGGATGTAACTACAGTAATGAAAGGTGTATTTGGTACTGGAAAACCTACCAAAAAGAG GAGGAGGTCACGGAAGAAGCTAAAAAAGCCCACTTCTAAATAG